A single window of Achromobacter xylosoxidans DNA harbors:
- a CDS encoding response regulator transcription factor, with amino-acid sequence MTTVLIEDYALLRVAIQHVLERVRNAEDILAISPAHLVNMPGSINRPVELLVIGCSGVAEPDIGLLSQAMALFMPRLVLALYSVLDQSVMAACARAGVAGYLPKASSPDALAAAVSLVLAGGECYPQPTARPLATAHAPLQELRELTQRQEEILQLLVQGKTMREIGQQVGISVATVKSHARTLYWKLNARNQAEAAYIAVQMGLVRGNDAAAGKRDDTP; translated from the coding sequence ATGACAACCGTTCTAATCGAAGACTACGCTCTGCTTCGTGTCGCCATCCAGCATGTGCTGGAGCGGGTACGGAACGCCGAGGACATTCTGGCGATCTCGCCAGCCCATCTTGTGAACATGCCCGGTTCGATCAACCGGCCGGTGGAATTGCTGGTAATCGGCTGCAGCGGCGTGGCCGAACCCGACATCGGCCTGCTGTCGCAGGCCATGGCGCTATTCATGCCGCGCCTGGTGCTGGCCCTGTACTCGGTGCTGGACCAGAGCGTGATGGCGGCCTGCGCCCGCGCGGGAGTGGCCGGCTATCTGCCCAAGGCTTCCAGCCCCGACGCGCTGGCCGCCGCGGTCAGCCTGGTGCTGGCGGGAGGCGAGTGCTATCCGCAACCCACCGCGCGCCCGCTGGCGACCGCGCATGCGCCGCTGCAGGAACTGCGCGAGCTGACCCAGCGGCAGGAAGAGATCCTGCAATTGCTGGTGCAGGGCAAGACCATGCGCGAAATTGGCCAGCAGGTGGGGATTTCCGTGGCCACCGTGAAGAGCCACGCGCGCACGCTGTACTGGAAACTGAATGCGCGCAACCAGGCCGAGGCGGCCTACATCGCGGTACAGATGGGCCTGGTGCGCGGCAACGACGCGGCGGCGGGCAAGCGCGACGACACGCCGTAG